In Trifolium pratense cultivar HEN17-A07 linkage group LG7, ARS_RC_1.1, whole genome shotgun sequence, a genomic segment contains:
- the LOC123896411 gene encoding L-tryptophan--pyruvate aminotransferase 1-like, giving the protein MVVSPINGSSPLSHSNGRTIPLSTCSRNSFVNVEKGDPVAFRSYWEKVRDECTVEIKGDEWMSYLGDTNNLCWYMVPQMRDAILRLHNVVGNAVTKDKFLVLGTGSSQLYQALLYALSPSESSHRPINVVAAAPYYSEYKDATDILQSRLFQWTGDAALYDKDEPYIEVVTSPNNPDGTLRVPVVNSRVEGKIIYDLAYYWPQYTPITDQLDHDVMVFTFSKCTGHAGSRIGWAFVKDIEVAKKMIRFTQLNSIGVSRESQIRAAKMIGVICDGYKNLKSIESDHLFFDYSKRLMKERWEKFKTAIEKSKVFTLTKYPTSYCHFNKDLSEQYPAFAWLKCVEGIKDGESYLENLKIRTRGGERFGVSSKYVRVSMIGTDDEFNELCTRLSNAKRE; this is encoded by the exons GGGTGATCCAGTGGCATTCCGGTCATATTGGGAGAAGGTGAGAGATGAATGTACGGTAGAGATCAAAGGTGACGAATGGATGAGTTACCTTGGTGATACAAACAACTTATGTTGGTATATGGTGCCACAAATGAGGGATGCAATTTTGAGGCTCCACAATGTGGTCGGTAATGCTGTCACAAAAGATAAGTTCTTAGTATTAGGGACAGGTTCTTCTCAACTCTACCAAGCTCTTCTATATGCACTATCTCCTTCAGAATCCTCTCATCGTCCCATcaatgttgttgctgctgctccTTATTATTCG GAATACAAAGACGCAACTGATATCTTGCAATCAAGGTTATTTCAATGGACCGGTGATGCTGCTCTGTATGATAAAGATGAACCTTACATAGAGGTTGTGACCTCCCCAAACAACCCTGATGGGACTCTTCGTGTACCGGTAGTGAACTCTCGAGTTGAAGGGAAAATCATTTATGACTTGGCCTATTACTGGCCGCAATACACTCCCATTACTGATCAGCTTGACCATGATGTTATGGTCTTCACATTCTCCAAATGCACCGGTCATGCTGGTTCGCGTATCGG GTGGGCATTTGTAAAGGACATTGAAGTTGCTAAAAAGATGATAAGATTCACACAGTTAAACTCCATTGGCGTGTCAAGAGAATCCCAAATTCGAGCTGCTAAGATGATTGGAGTGATTTGTGAtggttacaaaaatttaaagtcCATTGAATCTGATCACCTCTTTTTTGATTATAGCAAAAGACTTATGAAAGAAAGGTGGGAGAAATTTAAGACAGCTATTGAGAAAAGCAAGGTTTTTACCTTGACCAAATACCCAACTTCCTATTGTCACTTCAACAAGGACTTATCTGAGCAATACCCAG CTTTTGCTTGGTTGAAGTGTGTGGAGGGCATAAAAGACGGCGAGAGTTATTTGGAAAACTTGAAGATTCGTACAAGAGGAGGGGAGAGATTTGGTGTCAGTTCAAAGTATGTTAGGGTTAGCATGATTGGTACAGATGATGAGTTCAATGAATTATGTACAAGATTGTCGAATGCTAAAAGAGAATGA
- the LOC123898871 gene encoding L-tryptophan--pyruvate aminotransferase 1-like, whose product MVVSPINGSSPLSHSNGRTIPLSTFSRNSFVNVEKGDPVAFRSYWEKVRDECTVEIKGDEWMSYLGDTNNLCWYMVPQMRDAILRLHNVVGNAVTKDKFLVLGTGSSQLYQALLYALSPSESSHRPINVVAAAPYYSEYKDATDILQSRLFQWTGDAALYDKDEPYIEVVTSPNNPDGTLRVPVVNSRVEGKIIYDLAYYWPQYTPITDQLDHYVMVFTFSKCTGHVGSRIGWAFVKDIEVAKKMIRFTQLNSIGVSRESQIRAAKMIGVICDGYKNLKSIESDHLFFDYSKRLMKERWEKFKTAIEKSKVFTLTKYPTSYCHFNKDLSEQYPAFAWLKCVEGIKDGESYLENLKIRTRGGERFGVSSKYDRVSMIGTDDEFHELCTRLSNAKRE is encoded by the exons ATGGTGGTCTCTCCTATTAATGGTTCTTCACCTTTGTCACATTCCAATGGCAGAACAATACCTCTCTCTACTTTCTCACGCAATTCCTTTGTCAATGTTGAGAA GGGTGATCCAGTGGCATTCCGGTCATATTGGGAGAAGGTGAGAGATGAATGTACGGTAGAGATCAAAGGTGACGAATGGATGAGTTACCTTGGTGATACAAACAACTTATGTTGGTATATGGTGCCACAAATGAGGGATGCAATTTTGAGGCTCCACAATGTGGTCGGTAATGCTGTCACAAAAGATAAGTTCTTAGTATTAGGGACAGGTTCTTCTCAACTCTACCAAGCTCTTCTATATGCACTATCTCCTTCAGAATCCTCTCATCGTCCCATcaatgttgttgctgctgctccTTATTATTCG GAATACAAAGACGCAACTGATATCTTGCAATCAAGGTTATTTCAATGGACCGGTGATGCTGCTCTGTATGATAAAGATGAACCTTACATAGAGGTTGTGACCTCCCCAAACAACCCTGATGGGACTCTTCGTGTACCGGTAGTGAACTCTCGAGTTGAAGGGAAAATCATTTATGACTTGGCCTATTACTGGCCGCAATACACTCCCATTACTGATCAGCTTGACCATTATGTTATGGTCTTCACATTCTCCAAATGCACCGGTCATGTTGGTTCGCGTATCGG GTGGGCATTTGTAAAGGACATTGAAGTTGCTAAAAAGATGATAAGATTCACACAGTTAAACTCCATTGGCGTGTCAAGAGAATCCCAAATTCGAGCTGCTAAGATGATTGGAGTGATTTGTGAtggttacaaaaatttaaagtcCATTGAATCTGATCACCTCTTTTTTGATTATAGCAAAAGACTCATGAAAGAAAGGTGGGAGAAATTTAAGACAGCTATTGAGAAAAGCAAGGTTTTTACCTTGACCAAATACCCAACTTCCTATTGTCACTTCAACAAGGACTTATCTGAGCAATACCCAG CTTTTGCTTGGTTGAAGTGCGTGGAGGGCATAAAAGACGGCGAGAGTTATTTGGAAAACTTGAAGATTCGTACAAGAGGAGGGGAGAGATTTGGTGTCAGTTCAAAGTATGATAGGGTTAGCATGATCGGAACAGATGATGAGTTCCATGAATTATGTACAAGATTGTCAAATGCTAAAAGAGAATGA
- the LOC123898850 gene encoding L-tryptophan--pyruvate aminotransferase 1-like: MVVSPINGSSPLSHSNGRTIPLSTFSRNSFVNVEKGDPVAFRSYWEKVRDECTVEIKGDEWMSYLGDTNNLCWYMVPQMRDAILRLHNVVGNAVTKDKFLVLGTGSSQLYQALLYALSPSESSHRPINVVAVAPYYSEYKDATDILQSRLFQWTGDAALYDKDEPYIEVVTSPNNPDGTLRVPVVNSRVEGKIIYDLAYYWPQYTPITDQLDHDVMVFTFSKCTGHAGSRIGWAFVKDIEVAKKMIRFTQLNSIGVSRESQIRAAKMIGVICDGYKNLKSIESDHLFFDYSKRLMKERWEKFKTAIEKSKVFTLTKYPTSYCHFNKDLSEQYPAFAWLKCVEGIKDGESYLENLKIRTRGGERFGVSSKYVRVSMIGTDDEFNELCTRLSNAKRE; this comes from the exons ATGGTGGTCTCTCCTATTAATGGTTCTTCACCTTTGTCACATTCCAATGGCAGAACAATACCTCTCTCTACTTTCTCACGCAATTCCTTTGTCAATGTTGAGAA GGGTGATCCAGTGGCATTCCGGTCATATTGGGAGAAGGTGAGAGATGAATGTACGGTAGAGATCAAAGGTGACGAATGGATGAGTTACCTTGGTGATACAAACAACTTATGTTGGTATATGGTGCCACAAATGAGGGATGCAATTTTGAGGCTCCACAATGTGGTCGGTAATGCTGTCACAAAAGATAAGTTCTTAGTATTAGGGACAGGTTCTTCTCAACTCTACCAAGCTCTTCTATATGCACTATCTCCTTCAGAATCCTCTCATCGTCCCATCAATGTTGTTGCTGTTGCTCCTTATTATTCG GAATACAAAGACGCAACTGATATCTTGCAATCAAGGTTATTTCAATGGACCGGTGATGCTGCTCTGTATGATAAAGATGAACCTTACATAGAGGTTGTGACCTCCCCAAACAACCCTGATGGGACTCTTCGTGTACCGGTAGTGAACTCTCGAGTTGAAGGGAAAATCATTTATGACTTGGCCTATTACTGGCCGCAATACACTCCCATTACTGATCAGCTTGACCATGATGTTATGGTCTTCACATTCTCCAAATGCACCGGTCATGCTGGTTCGCGTATCGG GTGGGCATTTGTAAAGGACATTGAAGTTGCTAAAAAGATGATAAGATTCACACAGTTAAACTCCATTGGCGTGTCAAGAGAATCCCAAATTCGAGCTGCTAAGATGATTGGAGTGATTTGTGAtggttacaaaaatttaaagtcCATTGAATCTGATCACCTCTTTTTTGATTATAGCAAAAGACTTATGAAAGAAAGGTGGGAGAAATTTAAGACAGCTATTGAGAAAAGCAAGGTTTTTACCTTGACCAAATACCCAACTTCCTATTGTCACTTCAACAAGGACTTATCTGAGCAATACCCAG CTTTTGCTTGGTTGAAGTGCGTGGAGGGCATAAAAGACGGCGAGAGTTATTTGGAAAACTTGAAGATTCGTACAAGAGGAGGGGAGAGATTTGGTGTCAGTTCAAAGTATGTTAGGGTTAGCATGATTGGTACAGATGATGAGTTCAATGAATTATGTACAAGATTGTCGAATGCTAAAAGAGAATGA
- the LOC123896412 gene encoding L-tryptophan--pyruvate aminotransferase 1-like: MVVSPINGSSPLSHSNGRTIPLSTFSRNSFVNVEKGDPVAFRSYWEKVRDECTVEIKGDEWMSYLGDTNNLCWYMVPQMRDAILRLHNVVGNAVTKDKFLVLGTGSSQLYQALLYALSPSESSHRPINVVAAAPYYSVIYL; the protein is encoded by the exons ATGGTGGTCTCTCCTATTAATGGTTCTTCACCTTTGTCACATTCCAATGGCAGAACAATACCTCTCTCTACTTTCTCACGCAATTCCTTTGTCAATGTTGAGAA GGGTGATCCAGTGGCATTCCGGTCATATTGGGAGAAGGTGAGAGATGAATGTACGGTAGAGATCAAAGGTGACGAATGGATGAGTTACCTTGGTGATACAAACAACTTATGTTGGTATATGGTGCCACAAATGAGGGATGCAATTTTGAGGCTCCACAATGTGGTCGGTAATGCTGTCACAAAAGATAAGTTCTTAGTATTAGGGACAGGTTCTTCTCAACTCTACCAAGCTCTTCTATATGCACTATCTCCTTCAGAATCCTCTCATCGTCCCATcaatgttgttgctgctgctccTTATTATTCGGTAATTTATCTTtag
- the LOC123896413 gene encoding tryptophan aminotransferase-related protein 1-like, producing the protein MYFETALVFNLREYKDATDILQSRLFQWTGDAALYDKDEPYIEVVTSPNNPDGTLRVPVVNSRVEGKIIYDLAYYWPQYTPITDQLDHDVMVFTFSKCTGHAGSRIGWAFVKDIEVAKKMIRFTQLNSIGVSIESQIRAAKMIGVICDGYKNLKSIESDHLFFDYSKRLMKERWEKFKTAIEKSKVFTLTKYPTSYCHFNKDLSEQYLKV; encoded by the exons ATGTATTTTGA AACGGCGCTTGTGTTTAATTTGCGGGAATACAAAGACGCAACTGATATCTTGCAATCAAGGTTATTTCAATGGACCGGTGATGCTGCTCTGTATGATAAAGATGAACCTTACATAGAGGTTGTGACCTCCCCAAACAACCCTGATGGGACTCTTCGTGTACCGGTAGTGAACTCTCGAGTTGAAGGGAAAATCATTTATGACTTGGCCTATTACTGGCCGCAATACACTCCCATTACTGATCAGCTTGACCATGATGTTATGGTCTTCACATTCTCCAAATGCACCGGTCATGCTGGTTCGCGTATCGG GTGGGCATTTGTAAAGGACATTGAAGTTGCTAAAAAGATGATAAGATTCACACAGTTAAACTCCATTGGCGTGTCAATAGAATCCCAAATTCGAGCTGCTAAGATGATTGGAGTGATTTGTGAtggttacaaaaatttaaagtcCATTGAATCTGATCACCTCTTTTTTGATTATAGCAAAAGACTCATGAAAGAAAGGTGGGAGAAATTTAAGACAGCTATTGAGAAAAGCAAGGTTTTTACCTTGACCAAATACCCAACTTCCTATTGTCACTTCAACAAGGACTTATCTGAGCAAtacctgaaggtgtga
- the LOC123898886 gene encoding L-tryptophan--pyruvate aminotransferase 1-like, whose amino-acid sequence MVVSPINGSSPLSHSNGRTIPLSTFSRNSFVNVEKGDPVAFRSYWEKVRDECTVEIKGDEWMSYLGDTNNLCWYMVPQMRDAILRLHNVVGNAVTKDKFLVLGTGSSQLYQALLYALSPSESSHRPINVVAAAPYYSEYKDATDILQSRLFQWTGDAALYDKDEPYIEVVTSPNNPDGTLRVPVVNSRVEGKIIYDLAYYWPQYTPITDQLDHDVMVFTFSKCTGHAGSRIGWAFVKDIEVAKKMIRFTQLNSIGVSRESQIRAAKMIGVICDGYKNLKSIESDHLFFDYSKRLMKERWEKFKTAIEKSKVFTLTKYPTSYCHFNKDLSEQYPAFAWLKCVEGIKEGESYLENLKIRTRGGERFGVSSKYVRVSMIGTDDEFNELCTRLSNAKRE is encoded by the exons ATGGTGGTCTCTCCTATTAATGGTTCTTCACCTTTGTCACATTCCAATGGCAGAACAATACCTCTCTCTACTTTCTCACGCAATTCCTTTGTCAATGTTGAGAA GGGTGATCCAGTGGCATTCCGGTCATATTGGGAGAAGGTGAGAGATGAATGTACGGTAGAGATCAAAGGTGACGAATGGATGAGTTACCTTGGTGATACAAACAACTTATGTTGGTATATGGTGCCACAAATGAGGGATGCAATTTTGAGGCTCCACAATGTGGTCGGTAATGCTGTCACAAAAGATAAGTTCTTAGTATTAGGGACAGGTTCTTCTCAACTCTACCAAGCTCTTCTATATGCACTATCTCCTTCAGAATCCTCTCATCGTCCCATcaatgttgttgctgctgctccTTATTATTCG GAATACAAAGACGCAACTGATATCTTGCAATCAAGGTTATTTCAATGGACCGGTGATGCTGCTCTGTATGATAAAGATGAACCTTACATAGAGGTTGTGACCTCCCCAAACAACCCTGATGGGACTCTTCGTGTACCGGTAGTGAACTCTCGAGTTGAAGGGAAAATCATTTATGACTTGGCCTATTACTGGCCGCAATACACTCCCATTACTGATCAGCTTGACCATGATGTTATGGTCTTCACATTCTCCAAATGCACCGGTCATGCTGGTTCGCGTATCGG GTGGGCATTTGTAAAGGACATTGAAGTTGCTAAAAAGATGATAAGATTCACACAGTTAAACTCCATTGGCGTGTCAAGAGAATCCCAAATTCGAGCTGCTAAGATGATTGGAGTGATTTGTGAtggttacaaaaatttaaagtcCATTGAATCTGATCACCTCTTTTTTGATTATAGCAAAAGACTTATGAAAGAAAGGTGGGAGAAATTTAAGACAGCTATTGAGAAAAGTAAGGTTTTTACCTTGACCAAATACCCAACTTCCTATTGTCACTTCAACAAGGACTTATCTGAGCAATACCCAG CTTTTGCTTGGTTGAAGTGCGTGGAGGGGATAAAAGAAGGCGAGAGTTATTTGGAAAACTTGAAGATTCGTACAAGAGGAGGGGAGAGATTTGGTGTCAGTTCAAAGTATGTTAGGGTTAGCATGATTGGTACAGATGATGAGTTCAATGAATTATGTACAAGATTGTCAAATGCTAAAAGAGAATGA